One window of the Bacteroidota bacterium genome contains the following:
- a CDS encoding CcmD family protein: protein MKKVFMPVAVLMGLNALAQEQNNIEMADALRSSGKIYVVVAVLVLIFIGIIIYLISIDRKISKLEKETNAQPDSLHDGETGSLRSE, encoded by the coding sequence ATGAAAAAGGTATTTATGCCGGTGGCTGTTTTGATGGGTCTTAATGCCCTTGCCCAGGAACAAAACAATATTGAAATGGCGGATGCCCTGCGTTCAAGCGGAAAAATTTATGTTGTGGTTGCAGTACTTGTATTGATTTTTATTGGTATAATTATTTATTTAATCAGCATTGACAGAAAAATTTCAAAATTAGAAAAGGAAACTAACGCACAACCGGATTCCCTGCATGACGGCGAGACAGGTTCACTTCGTTCAGAATGA
- a CDS encoding cytochrome c maturation protein CcmE codes for MKKIHIIGIIIIAVAIGTILASLSSSSTYADFSEATAHPGSEYHVVGKLNKEKETIYNPESDANLFTFYMKDNNGIEKKVILHKSKPQDFERSEQIVIIGKCEGDEFHANDILMKCPSKYNDGKPEEGVSK; via the coding sequence ATGAAAAAGATACACATCATCGGAATTATTATTATTGCCGTCGCGATAGGAACAATACTTGCATCGCTATCCAGTTCCAGCACTTATGCCGACTTCTCTGAAGCAACCGCGCATCCTGGCTCTGAATACCATGTAGTTGGTAAGTTAAATAAGGAAAAAGAAACCATCTATAACCCTGAATCTGATGCCAACCTCTTCACCTTTTACATGAAGGACAATAATGGTATCGAGAAAAAAGTGATACTGCATAAAAGCAAACCCCAGGATTTTGAACGCTCCGAACAGATCGTAATCATCGGCAAATGCGAAGGTGACGAATTTCATGCAAATGATATACTAATGAAATGCCCGTCAAAATATAATGATGGGAAACCGGAGGAAGGCGTGAGCAAATAG
- the ccsA gene encoding cytochrome c biogenesis protein CcsA, whose product MGIQYTGERLFPGQAGNVFVILAFVSALFSAIAYFNASKEISSAASWKKLARLSFRIHSLAVIGIVGTLFYMLRNHLFEYEYVWHHSNTEMRMRYILSCFWEGQEGSFLLWSFWHVVIGNILIKTAKDWEAPVMATVATVQMFLGSMLLGIYIFEYKIGSNPFTVLLREHPDFGNIPLFQNPNYLDKLDGRGLNPLLQNYWMTIHPPTLFLGFALTLVPFAYAIAGLWKKKFDEWQKPALPWTFICIAILGTGILMGGAWAYEALSFGGFWAWDPVENASLVPWLTLVGSAHVMLIHKHKGQSLFTSFFLTLITFILILYSTFLTRSGILGETSVHAFTDLGMSGQLLLYLFFFMGLAIVLLIVNRKHFQKANEEEAVWSREFWMFLGALVLLISSFHIMFNTSMPVWNKLFNLKIAPPTNAISFYNSWQIPFAIIITLLIATGQFLKYKDTEIKTVVKKLIFPFIGSILLCATIALVMRLDQFFYVLLLWSSIFCVWANAHYWLVILSGKIKNAGASIAHIGFGLILMGALISTSKY is encoded by the coding sequence ATGGGCATCCAATACACAGGTGAGCGATTATTCCCGGGACAGGCAGGTAACGTATTTGTGATCCTCGCATTTGTTTCCGCCCTTTTCTCAGCTATCGCTTATTTCAATGCTTCCAAAGAAATCTCTTCGGCTGCATCCTGGAAAAAACTGGCCCGACTTTCTTTCCGTATTCACTCGCTTGCTGTTATTGGCATCGTAGGCACATTGTTTTATATGCTGCGGAATCATTTGTTTGAATACGAATACGTATGGCATCATTCCAACACCGAAATGCGGATGCGCTATATACTTTCCTGCTTTTGGGAAGGACAGGAAGGAAGTTTTTTACTCTGGTCCTTCTGGCATGTAGTGATCGGGAATATACTGATCAAAACAGCCAAAGATTGGGAAGCTCCGGTAATGGCTACAGTCGCAACGGTACAGATGTTCCTCGGCTCAATGCTGTTGGGCATATATATTTTTGAATATAAGATTGGCAGCAATCCCTTTACCGTTTTGCTTCGCGAGCATCCCGACTTTGGCAATATTCCCTTGTTCCAAAACCCGAATTACCTGGATAAACTGGATGGACGAGGCCTTAATCCATTGCTGCAGAATTATTGGATGACGATCCACCCTCCCACTCTCTTCCTCGGCTTTGCTTTGACACTTGTGCCCTTTGCATACGCCATCGCCGGTTTATGGAAAAAGAAATTTGATGAATGGCAGAAACCGGCTTTACCCTGGACCTTTATTTGTATCGCGATCCTTGGTACCGGAATACTTATGGGAGGTGCATGGGCATACGAAGCGCTTAGCTTTGGCGGCTTCTGGGCCTGGGACCCGGTTGAGAACGCTTCGCTTGTCCCTTGGCTAACACTGGTCGGTTCCGCGCACGTAATGCTTATCCACAAACACAAAGGTCAGTCACTTTTTACCTCTTTCTTTTTAACGCTTATAACTTTTATCCTCATACTCTATTCCACTTTCCTTACACGCAGCGGAATATTAGGCGAAACTTCCGTTCATGCCTTTACTGATCTTGGCATGTCAGGACAACTCCTGCTTTACCTGTTCTTTTTTATGGGTTTAGCCATTGTTCTGCTTATTGTAAACAGAAAGCATTTTCAAAAAGCAAATGAAGAGGAAGCGGTCTGGAGTCGTGAATTCTGGATGTTCCTTGGCGCGCTTGTGCTGTTGATTTCCTCATTCCACATCATGTTCAACACTTCCATGCCGGTGTGGAATAAATTATTTAATCTAAAGATTGCACCGCCAACCAATGCAATAAGTTTTTACAATTCCTGGCAGATACCTTTTGCAATAATCATTACTCTGCTGATCGCAACCGGACAATTTTTAAAATACAAGGACACGGAGATTAAAACAGTTGTTAAAAAACTGATCTTCCCGTTTATTGGTTCGATACTATTATGCGCCACAATTGCACTTGTAATGAGGCTTGATCAGTTTTTTTATGTTTTGCTGCTGTGGTCATCCATTTTTTGTGTTTGGGCCAATGCCCATTACTGGTTAGTTATACTCAGTGGTAAAATTAAAAATGCCGGAGCTTCTATTGCCCATATCGGCTTTGGTTTAATATTAATGGGAGCGCTTATCTCAACCTCAAAATATTGA
- a CDS encoding DUF2520 domain-containing protein, translating to MSGKKQNIVLIGSGNVATQMGLALKKTGHNILQVYSRTKSSGRALALKLRAQPLNDLKKISQTADLYIIAIKDDVVNSIVRQLNINGKLVVHTSGSLPLKTLKSVSSNYGVLYPLQTLSKNKIIDFSSVPLCIEANTKVNEKKLLAIAGSISKQVHLVDSEKRKVLHLAAVFACNFTNHMYALAEKLLRKNKLPFELLLPLIYETADKIKHASPSKMQTGPAIRNDKLIMKAHMILLSKQKKMKKIYKLISQSIMKNKS from the coding sequence ATGTCCGGCAAAAAACAAAATATAGTACTCATCGGTTCAGGCAATGTTGCCACACAAATGGGACTTGCGCTTAAAAAAACCGGGCACAATATTTTGCAGGTATATAGCCGGACAAAAAGCTCCGGTCGTGCTTTAGCCCTTAAGCTAAGAGCGCAGCCACTCAATGACCTGAAAAAAATAAGCCAGACTGCCGACTTGTATATTATTGCCATTAAAGATGATGTTGTAAATAGTATAGTAAGGCAATTAAACATAAATGGCAAATTAGTTGTCCACACATCCGGAAGCCTGCCTTTGAAGACTTTAAAAAGTGTGTCTTCCAATTACGGCGTGCTGTACCCCCTTCAAACATTATCTAAAAATAAAATAATAGATTTTTCTTCAGTGCCTCTTTGTATCGAGGCGAATACAAAAGTCAATGAAAAAAAACTGCTGGCAATTGCCGGGTCTATTTCAAAACAGGTGCATTTAGTTGATTCCGAAAAAAGAAAAGTATTGCACCTGGCAGCCGTATTTGCCTGCAATTTTACCAATCACATGTACGCTTTGGCCGAAAAGCTGCTCCGGAAAAATAAACTTCCATTTGAGTTATTGCTTCCATTGATATATGAAACTGCCGACAAAATAAAACATGCCTCACCGTCAAAAATGCAAACCGGGCCGGCCATTCGAAATGACAAGTTGATCATGAAGGCTCACATGATCCTTCTTTCTAAACAAAAGAAGATGAAGAAAATTTATAAATTGATAAGCCAAAGCATCATGAAAAATAAAAGTTAA